One Sphingomonas sp. FARSPH DNA segment encodes these proteins:
- a CDS encoding trimeric intracellular cation channel family protein, producing the protein MLTPTALLLPAFAPWFDVAGLAVFAASGALAAAKRAQTAVTLAFFALITGVGGGTVRDLLIGAPVFWVHDARAASVCLTVAAVIWLTPERWWRDSALAWFDAVGLAAYAVYGAAKAIGYGIPPIPAAVMGVVTACVGGIIRDVLAGEPSILMRPELYVTAAALASASYVALDLAGMPSAPAATIAALAGFGLRAAAIHWHLGLPAYRGRR; encoded by the coding sequence ATGCTGACGCCCACGGCCTTGCTGCTTCCCGCCTTCGCACCCTGGTTCGACGTCGCCGGGCTCGCCGTATTTGCCGCCTCGGGCGCACTCGCGGCGGCAAAGCGCGCGCAGACCGCGGTGACGCTCGCCTTCTTCGCGCTCATCACCGGCGTCGGCGGCGGGACGGTGCGCGACCTGCTGATCGGCGCGCCGGTATTCTGGGTGCACGATGCGCGCGCCGCGAGCGTCTGCCTGACGGTCGCGGCGGTGATCTGGCTGACGCCGGAACGCTGGTGGCGCGACAGCGCGCTCGCCTGGTTCGACGCGGTCGGGCTCGCGGCCTATGCGGTCTATGGCGCGGCAAAGGCGATCGGTTACGGCATCCCGCCGATCCCCGCCGCGGTGATGGGCGTCGTCACCGCCTGCGTCGGCGGCATCATTCGCGACGTGCTGGCGGGCGAGCCGTCGATCCTGATGCGCCCCGAACTGTACGTCACTGCCGCCGCGCTGGCGTCGGCAAGCTATGTCGCGCTCGATCTCGCCGGCATGCCCAGCGCGCCCGCCGCCACGATCGCCGCGCTCGCCGGCTTCGGCCTGCGCGCGGCGGCGATTCACTGGCACCTCGGCCTGCCGGCCTATCGCGGCCGGCGCTAG
- the ychF gene encoding redox-regulated ATPase YchF — MGFRCGIVGLPNVGKSTLFNALTETAAAQAANYPFCTIEPNVGNVAVPDPRLYELAKIAGSAKIIETQLAFVDIAGLVRGASKGEGLGNQFLGNIREVDAIVHVLRCFEDGDVTHVEGKVDPIADAETVETELMLSDLESLEKRVPALVKKGQQGDKEAKIGAAVLGQALDLLREGKPARLTQPKDAEEARVFAQAQLITAKPVLYVCNVEEANAATGNAHSARVFEKAAAEGAEAVVVSAAIEAEIATMAPEDRGEFLSELGLTETGLARVIRAGYKLLHLLTFFTVGPKEARAWTVHAGAKAPNAAGEIHTDFERGFIRAETIAYDDYVKFGGESGARDAGKLRQEGKEYVVHDGDVMLFRFNV; from the coding sequence ATGGGTTTCCGCTGCGGCATCGTGGGCCTGCCCAACGTCGGCAAGTCCACCCTCTTCAACGCGCTGACCGAGACCGCTGCGGCGCAGGCGGCGAACTATCCGTTCTGCACGATCGAGCCGAATGTCGGCAACGTCGCGGTGCCCGATCCGCGCCTGTACGAGCTGGCGAAGATCGCCGGCTCGGCGAAGATCATCGAGACGCAGCTCGCCTTCGTCGACATCGCCGGCCTCGTCCGCGGCGCGTCGAAGGGCGAGGGCCTGGGCAACCAATTCCTCGGCAACATCCGCGAGGTCGACGCGATCGTCCATGTGCTGCGCTGTTTCGAGGACGGCGACGTGACCCACGTCGAGGGCAAGGTCGATCCGATCGCCGATGCCGAGACGGTCGAGACCGAGCTGATGCTATCCGACCTCGAGAGCCTGGAAAAGCGCGTCCCCGCGCTCGTCAAGAAGGGGCAGCAGGGCGACAAGGAAGCCAAAATCGGCGCCGCGGTGCTCGGCCAGGCGCTCGACCTGCTGCGCGAGGGCAAGCCGGCGCGCCTGACCCAGCCCAAGGATGCCGAGGAGGCGCGCGTCTTCGCGCAGGCGCAGCTGATTACCGCCAAGCCCGTCCTCTACGTCTGCAACGTCGAGGAAGCGAACGCCGCGACCGGCAATGCGCATTCGGCGCGCGTGTTCGAAAAGGCCGCGGCCGAGGGCGCGGAGGCGGTCGTCGTCTCCGCCGCGATCGAGGCCGAGATCGCAACGATGGCACCGGAGGACCGCGGCGAGTTCCTCAGCGAACTGGGCCTGACCGAAACCGGCCTCGCCCGCGTCATCCGCGCCGGCTACAAGCTCCTCCACCTCCTCACCTTCTTCACCGTCGGGCCGAAGGAGGCGCGCGCCTGGACCGTCCACGCCGGCGCCAAGGCGCCGAACGCGGCGGGCGAGATCCACACCGATTTCGAACGCGGCTTCATCCGCGCCGAAACGATCGCCTATGACGATTACGTCAAGTTCGGCGGCGAGAGCGGTGCACGCGATGCCGGCAAGCTGCGCCAGGAAGGCAAGGAATACGTCGTCCACGACGGCGACGTGATGCTGTTCCGCTTCAACGTGTGA
- a CDS encoding alkaline phosphatase family protein, with protein sequence MKPLALAAPLLLLAGCGLPATPPALSPATQPAPAGSTVALPTATPRSAVPVRADAPVTILVSIDGFRPDYLDRGVTPNLGALASGGVRAAMRPSFPSITFPNHWTLVTGKVPDRNGIVSNKMEDPRRPGETFTMASDDPFWWDEAEPIWVTAERAGIRTATMFWPGANVGWGGTPSPHGHGEVDGATRPEDWQQFNQAVTPAQRVDAVIDWLRRPAATRPRFVTLYFDTVDTAGHRYGPAAPETTQAVATIDTQIGRLVAGLATLGLRANLVIVADHGMAATDSVRTIAMDRVANPADYRLFDTGPFATLFPVPGHEAALEAVLLKPHDHLQCWRKSAIPARFRYGTNPRIPPYLCLAETGWLILKSAPTKAVDGGAHGYDNRAPDMAALFIANGPAFASGKTLASFDNTDVAPLLRDLIGLPAGAGLDGDAAPFRTVLRR encoded by the coding sequence ATGAAGCCGCTCGCCCTTGCCGCCCCGCTCCTCCTGCTGGCCGGATGCGGTCTGCCGGCGACGCCGCCGGCGCTGTCGCCCGCGACGCAACCCGCCCCCGCCGGGTCGACCGTCGCGCTGCCCACGGCGACACCGCGCAGCGCCGTGCCGGTGCGCGCCGATGCGCCGGTCACGATCCTCGTCTCGATCGACGGCTTCCGCCCCGATTACCTCGACCGCGGCGTTACGCCCAATCTGGGCGCGCTCGCCAGCGGCGGCGTACGGGCGGCGATGCGACCGTCCTTCCCCTCGATCACCTTTCCCAATCACTGGACCTTGGTGACGGGCAAGGTGCCCGACCGTAACGGGATCGTCAGCAACAAGATGGAGGATCCGCGCAGGCCCGGCGAAACCTTCACCATGGCGAGCGACGATCCCTTCTGGTGGGACGAGGCGGAGCCGATCTGGGTGACCGCCGAACGGGCGGGCATCCGCACCGCGACGATGTTCTGGCCGGGCGCCAACGTCGGCTGGGGCGGCACCCCCTCGCCGCATGGGCATGGCGAGGTGGACGGCGCGACCCGGCCGGAGGATTGGCAGCAGTTCAATCAGGCGGTGACGCCGGCACAGCGCGTCGACGCGGTAATCGACTGGCTGCGCCGGCCCGCCGCGACGCGGCCGCGCTTCGTCACGCTCTATTTCGACACGGTCGACACCGCGGGCCATCGTTATGGCCCGGCGGCACCCGAGACGACGCAGGCGGTGGCGACGATCGATACGCAGATCGGGCGGCTCGTCGCCGGGCTCGCGACGCTGGGTCTGCGCGCCAATCTGGTGATCGTCGCCGACCACGGCATGGCGGCGACGGATAGCGTGCGCACGATCGCGATGGACCGCGTCGCGAACCCCGCCGACTATCGTCTGTTCGACACCGGGCCGTTCGCGACGCTCTTTCCCGTACCGGGGCATGAGGCCGCGCTGGAGGCGGTGCTGCTCAAACCGCACGATCATCTGCAATGCTGGCGCAAGAGCGCGATTCCGGCGCGTTTCCGATACGGCACCAACCCGCGCATTCCGCCCTATCTGTGTCTGGCGGAAACCGGCTGGCTGATCCTGAAGAGCGCGCCGACCAAGGCCGTCGACGGCGGCGCGCACGGCTACGACAATCGTGCACCCGACATGGCGGCGCTGTTCATCGCCAACGGCCCGGCCTTCGCGTCGGGCAAGACGCTGGCGAGCTTCGACAACACCGATGTCGCGCCGTTGCTGCGCGACCTGATCGGGCTGCCCGCCGGCGCCGGCCTCGATGGCGACGCCGCGCCGTTCCGAACGGTGTTACGGCGATAG
- a CDS encoding MaoC family dehydratase: MRYFEDVAVGDTARFGDYAVTREEVIAFAEKYDPQPFHLSDEAAAKTHFGRLAASGWHSCAMTMAMLVAHMNEDRAASLGSPGIDELRWLKPVYPGDRLRCETEVLETRRSASRPEMGIVRSRMAVFNQDDVVVMTFISNYLLATRPTAG, encoded by the coding sequence ATGCGCTATTTCGAGGACGTCGCGGTCGGCGACACCGCCCGGTTCGGCGATTATGCGGTGACGCGCGAAGAGGTGATCGCCTTCGCCGAGAAATACGACCCGCAACCCTTCCACCTTTCCGATGAGGCAGCGGCGAAGACGCATTTCGGCCGGCTCGCCGCGAGCGGCTGGCACAGCTGCGCGATGACGATGGCGATGCTCGTCGCGCATATGAACGAAGACCGCGCTGCCAGCCTCGGGTCGCCGGGTATCGACGAACTGCGCTGGCTGAAGCCCGTCTATCCGGGCGACCGGCTGCGCTGCGAGACAGAGGTTCTGGAAACGCGGCGATCCGCCAGCCGGCCGGAGATGGGCATCGTGCGCAGCCGGATGGCGGTGTTCAATCAGGACGACGTCGTCGTGATGACGTTCATCTCCAACTATCTGCTCGCGACGCGGCCCACCGCCGGCTGA
- a CDS encoding adenine phosphoribosyltransferase — protein MNDDLKALIRTIPDFPKPGIQFRDITTLLLDPHGLAETVARMAAVTIGPVDLVAGIEARGFLFAAALAVPLGAGVLLIRKDGKLPGATIAEDYALEYGHDRIAMHEDALVPGQRVLLVDDLIATGGTARAAIRLLRKAGAVVEQAQFVIDLPDLGGADALAADGIRVDALFAFPGH, from the coding sequence ATGAACGACGACCTCAAGGCGCTGATCCGCACCATCCCGGACTTTCCCAAGCCCGGTATCCAGTTTCGCGACATCACGACGTTGCTGCTCGATCCGCACGGGCTCGCGGAGACGGTCGCGCGCATGGCCGCCGTGACGATCGGGCCGGTCGATCTGGTCGCAGGGATCGAGGCGCGCGGCTTCCTGTTCGCCGCCGCGCTTGCGGTGCCGCTGGGTGCGGGCGTGCTGCTGATCCGCAAGGACGGCAAGCTGCCCGGCGCGACGATCGCGGAGGATTACGCGCTCGAATACGGGCACGACCGTATCGCGATGCACGAGGATGCGCTCGTCCCGGGCCAGCGCGTGCTGCTCGTCGACGACCTGATCGCCACCGGCGGTACCGCGCGCGCCGCGATCCGGCTGCTGCGCAAGGCGGGGGCCGTTGTCGAGCAGGCGCAATTCGTAATCGATCTGCCCGATCTCGGTGGGGCCGACGCATTGGCGGCGGACGGCATCCGCGTCGACGCGCTGTTCGCCTTTCCCGGCCACTGA
- a CDS encoding cytochrome c1, with the protein MVRIISSLVGAAFVFVLGIALFGTVKTAWTDPAKEGPEKVFHLHPEDIHLSSAGWFGKFDNRQLQRGFQVYKEVCSACHSLKYVAFRDLAKIGYSEAEVKAIANQWVIEQPTVNPETGEPSTRKNVPSDHFPSPFANEVAARAANNNALPPDLSLMTKAREDGPNYVHALITGYRNPPAELKREFPDFTTPKGLHYNPYFANLNIAMPPPLTQDGQVTYTDGTKATKDQMARDVAAFLTWTAEPNLDTRHGAGFAAVIFIAIFIFLAWGAYQNVWRDVKH; encoded by the coding sequence ATGGTCCGTATCATCTCATCCCTGGTCGGCGCAGCCTTCGTCTTCGTGCTCGGCATCGCGCTGTTCGGCACGGTCAAGACCGCCTGGACTGATCCCGCAAAGGAGGGCCCCGAAAAGGTCTTCCACCTCCATCCCGAGGACATCCACCTGTCGTCGGCCGGCTGGTTCGGCAAGTTCGACAACCGCCAGCTGCAGCGCGGCTTCCAGGTGTACAAGGAGGTCTGCTCAGCCTGCCACAGCCTGAAGTACGTCGCGTTCCGCGACCTCGCCAAGATCGGCTATTCGGAGGCCGAGGTGAAGGCGATCGCCAATCAATGGGTGATCGAGCAGCCGACGGTGAATCCGGAAACGGGCGAGCCTTCGACGCGCAAGAACGTGCCGTCGGATCATTTCCCGTCGCCGTTCGCGAACGAAGTCGCCGCGCGCGCTGCGAACAACAACGCATTGCCGCCCGATCTGTCGCTGATGACCAAGGCGCGCGAGGACGGCCCGAATTACGTCCACGCCCTAATCACCGGCTATCGCAATCCGCCGGCGGAGTTGAAGCGGGAATTCCCCGACTTCACGACGCCCAAGGGGCTGCATTACAACCCCTATTTCGCCAACCTCAACATCGCGATGCCGCCGCCGCTGACACAGGACGGGCAGGTGACCTACACCGACGGCACGAAGGCGACGAAGGACCAGATGGCCCGCGACGTCGCCGCCTTCCTGACCTGGACCGCGGAGCCCAACCTCGACACGCGCCACGGTGCGGGGTTCGCGGCGGTGATCTTCATCGCGATCTTCATCTTTCTCGCCTGGGGCGCCTATCAGAACGTCTGGCGCGACGTGAAGCATTGA
- a CDS encoding cytochrome b: MSFPWAKHYEPKQPLMRWLDEKLPLPRLVYNAVGAGYPVPRNLNYFWNFGVLAGAALAMQIITGIVLAMHYAANAGVAFGSVESIMRDVNAGWFLRYAHANGASMFLAVVYIHIGRGLYYGSYKAPREMVWLLGVVIFLLMMATAFMGYVLPWGQMSFWGAQVITGFFSAIPLVGETIRVWLLGGFAPDNAALNRFFSLHYLLPFVIAGVIMLHIWALHIPGSNNPTGVEVKSEQDTVPFHPYYTAKDGFGLGVFLLIFALFIFFSPNMLGHPDNYIEANPLSTPAHIVPEWYFLPFYAILKSFTADFILPAKLWGVLAMFGSILLLFFLPWLDSSPVRSANYRPKYRIFLGILLLDVLVLGYVGGAEPLPRNVIMGQIAAAYYFAHFLIILPWVARSERPRPLPNSITEAVLAKHGGTSIAHSAAQA; this comes from the coding sequence ATGAGCTTTCCCTGGGCCAAGCATTACGAACCCAAACAGCCGCTGATGCGCTGGCTGGACGAGAAGCTGCCGCTGCCGCGCCTCGTCTACAACGCGGTCGGCGCCGGCTATCCGGTGCCGCGCAACCTCAACTATTTCTGGAACTTCGGCGTGCTCGCCGGCGCCGCGCTGGCGATGCAGATCATCACCGGCATCGTGCTGGCGATGCATTATGCCGCCAATGCGGGCGTCGCCTTCGGCTCGGTCGAAAGCATCATGCGCGACGTCAACGCGGGCTGGTTCCTGCGCTACGCGCACGCCAACGGCGCGTCGATGTTCCTCGCGGTCGTCTATATCCACATCGGCCGCGGGCTTTATTACGGCTCGTACAAGGCGCCGCGCGAGATGGTGTGGCTGCTCGGCGTGGTCATCTTCCTCCTCATGATGGCAACCGCCTTCATGGGCTATGTGCTTCCCTGGGGGCAGATGAGCTTCTGGGGCGCGCAGGTCATCACCGGCTTCTTCTCGGCGATCCCGCTCGTCGGCGAGACGATCCGCGTCTGGCTGCTCGGCGGTTTCGCGCCGGACAATGCCGCGCTCAACCGCTTCTTCTCGCTCCATTACCTGCTGCCGTTCGTGATCGCGGGCGTCATCATGCTGCACATCTGGGCGCTGCACATCCCGGGGTCGAACAACCCGACCGGCGTCGAGGTGAAGAGCGAACAGGATACGGTGCCCTTCCACCCCTATTACACCGCGAAGGACGGGTTCGGCCTCGGCGTCTTCCTGCTCATCTTCGCGCTGTTCATCTTCTTCTCGCCCAACATGCTGGGCCATCCGGACAATTATATCGAGGCGAACCCGCTCTCGACGCCGGCGCATATCGTGCCCGAGTGGTATTTCCTGCCCTTCTACGCGATCCTGAAAAGCTTCACCGCGGACTTCATCCTGCCGGCGAAGCTGTGGGGCGTGCTGGCGATGTTCGGCTCGATCCTACTGCTGTTCTTCCTGCCGTGGCTCGACTCGTCGCCGGTGCGCTCGGCCAACTATCGCCCGAAATACCGCATCTTCCTCGGAATCCTGCTGCTCGACGTGCTGGTGCTCGGCTATGTCGGCGGCGCCGAGCCGCTGCCGCGCAACGTCATCATGGGGCAGATCGCGGCGGCTTATTATTTCGCGCACTTCCTCATCATTCTGCCGTGGGTCGCCCGCTCTGAGCGTCCGCGCCCGCTGCCCAATTCGATCACCGAGGCGGTGCTGGCGAAGCACGGCGGCACCAGCATCGCGCACAGCGCGGCGCAGGCCTGA
- the petA gene encoding ubiquinol-cytochrome c reductase iron-sulfur subunit, translated as MVPPGESPEPFHEEVPDPRRRDFINIAAVSFAGVGAVAIVLPLINQMNPSADVLAQSTTEVDLSKIEPGQAIVTTFRKQPLFVRNLMPKEIAEADAVSLATLRDPQTLEQRTKPGKKNWLITLGVCTHLGCVPLGAREGENRGPFGGYFCPCHGSAYDTAARIRQGPAPKNLLVPDYKFDSDTAVTVGVAS; from the coding sequence ATGGTGCCTCCCGGTGAATCGCCGGAGCCGTTCCACGAGGAGGTGCCCGATCCCCGTCGCCGCGACTTCATCAATATCGCCGCCGTGTCCTTCGCGGGCGTCGGCGCGGTCGCGATCGTGCTGCCGCTGATCAACCAGATGAACCCGTCCGCCGACGTGCTCGCGCAGTCGACGACCGAGGTCGATCTGTCGAAGATCGAGCCGGGGCAGGCGATCGTCACCACCTTCCGCAAGCAGCCTTTGTTCGTCCGCAACCTGATGCCCAAGGAGATTGCGGAGGCGGATGCGGTGTCGCTCGCGACGCTTCGCGACCCGCAGACGCTGGAGCAGCGCACCAAGCCGGGCAAGAAGAACTGGCTGATCACGCTCGGCGTCTGCACGCACCTTGGCTGCGTGCCGCTCGGCGCGCGCGAGGGCGAGAACCGCGGGCCGTTCGGCGGCTATTTCTGCCCCTGCCACGGCTCGGCCTACGACACCGCGGCGCGCATCCGCCAGGGACCGGCGCCGAAGAACCTGCTCGTTCCCGATTATAAATTCGATTCCGACACGGCCGTCACGGTCGGCGTGGCCAGCTAA
- a CDS encoding tRNA (cytidine(34)-2'-O)-methyltransferase produces the protein MRLALYQPDIAGNVGAVMRTAACLGIDLDLIEPMGFHWDDKRVARAAMDYIDHVSVTRHADWDAFQRQACGRLVLLTTRGATPLHDFAFAPDDVLLFGRESAGVPEEVHARADARVVIPMAPGVRSMNLSVSAGIVAAEALRQTGGWPG, from the coding sequence ATGCGTCTTGCCCTCTACCAACCCGATATCGCCGGCAACGTCGGCGCGGTGATGCGCACCGCGGCCTGCCTGGGGATCGACCTCGACCTCATCGAACCCATGGGCTTCCATTGGGATGACAAGCGCGTCGCGCGCGCGGCGATGGACTATATCGACCATGTCTCGGTGACGCGGCACGCCGACTGGGACGCGTTCCAGCGCCAGGCGTGCGGGCGACTGGTGCTGCTCACCACGCGCGGCGCGACGCCGCTGCATGACTTCGCCTTTGCGCCCGACGACGTGCTGCTGTTCGGCCGCGAGAGCGCCGGCGTTCCGGAAGAGGTGCACGCCCGCGCCGACGCGCGCGTCGTCATCCCGATGGCGCCGGGCGTGCGATCGATGAACCTGTCGGTGTCGGCGGGCATCGTCGCCGCCGAGGCGCTGCGTCAGACGGGCGGTTGGCCGGGGTGA
- the hemF gene encoding oxygen-dependent coproporphyrinogen oxidase, whose translation MLDLDDQQTAARSWFEALRTRICAAFEAIEREAGSDAMFDYTPWDRVDPSGEPGGGGVRGVMKGKVFEKVGVNVSTVGGTFEGEFGKTIHGAGEDPRFFATGISLVAHMANPHVPAVHMNTRFLRTTKQWFGGGADLNPPIPVEGDTADFHATLQAACDAHGADYYQRFKAWADEYFYIPHRKVHRGVGGIFYDHLEGDFDANLAFTQSVGEAFLDVYPRIVRRRMHDPFDTADEARMLEWRGRYAEFNLVYDRGTLFGLKTGGNIDAILMSLPPRANWA comes from the coding sequence ATGCTCGACCTCGACGACCAACAGACCGCCGCCCGATCCTGGTTCGAAGCCTTGCGGACGCGCATCTGTGCCGCGTTCGAGGCGATCGAGCGGGAGGCGGGGTCGGATGCGATGTTCGACTACACGCCTTGGGACCGCGTCGACCCGTCGGGCGAGCCGGGCGGTGGCGGCGTCCGGGGCGTGATGAAGGGTAAGGTGTTCGAGAAGGTCGGCGTCAACGTCTCGACCGTCGGTGGGACGTTCGAGGGCGAGTTCGGCAAGACGATCCATGGCGCGGGCGAGGATCCGCGTTTCTTCGCGACGGGCATCAGCCTGGTCGCGCACATGGCCAATCCGCACGTCCCCGCGGTGCACATGAACACGCGCTTCCTGCGTACGACCAAGCAATGGTTCGGCGGCGGCGCCGATCTCAATCCGCCGATCCCGGTCGAGGGCGACACGGCGGACTTCCATGCGACACTGCAGGCGGCGTGCGACGCGCATGGGGCGGACTATTACCAGCGCTTCAAGGCGTGGGCGGACGAGTACTTCTACATCCCGCACCGTAAGGTGCATCGCGGCGTCGGCGGCATCTTCTACGATCACCTGGAGGGCGATTTCGACGCGAACCTCGCCTTCACGCAGAGCGTGGGCGAGGCATTCCTGGACGTCTACCCCAGGATCGTGCGGCGGCGGATGCATGACCCGTTCGATACGGCGGACGAAGCGCGTATGCTCGAATGGCGGGGGCGTTACGCCGAATTCAACCTGGTCTACGACCGGGGCACCTTGTTCGGGCTGAAGACAGGCGGCAACATCGATGCGATCCTGATGAGCCTCCCGCCGCGCGCGAACTGGGCCTGA
- a CDS encoding GNAT family N-acetyltransferase gives MALIPVDPVDLATIVTTLEMAARPPLRPLPASHLRLVDWRAPDPARYRLLFERVGGPWLWYSRLAMDDAALTAIVHDPAVAVHAVIDPQGIEVGMVELDFRTTGSCELSYFGLVPELAGKGHGRWMMAEAMARAWRPGIARVWVHTCTLDHPSALNFYRAQGFVAVRRTIETFPDPRALGLLPADAGTHVPYFAPDLPGPSRR, from the coding sequence ATGGCGCTGATCCCGGTCGATCCGGTCGATCTGGCGACGATCGTGACGACGCTGGAAATGGCGGCGCGCCCGCCGCTGCGACCGCTGCCGGCCTCGCACTTGCGGCTGGTCGACTGGCGCGCGCCCGATCCGGCGCGATACCGCCTGCTGTTCGAACGCGTCGGCGGCCCGTGGCTATGGTATTCGCGGCTGGCCATGGACGATGCCGCGCTGACCGCGATCGTCCACGATCCCGCCGTCGCCGTCCATGCCGTGATCGACCCGCAGGGGATCGAGGTGGGGATGGTCGAACTCGACTTCCGCACGACGGGGTCGTGCGAACTGTCCTATTTCGGCCTCGTACCCGAACTCGCCGGCAAGGGGCATGGCCGCTGGATGATGGCGGAGGCGATGGCGCGCGCGTGGCGGCCGGGGATCGCTCGGGTGTGGGTGCATACCTGCACGCTCGACCACCCCTCCGCGCTCAATTTCTACCGCGCGCAGGGGTTCGTCGCGGTCCGCCGGACGATCGAGACGTTTCCCGATCCGCGCGCGCTCGGCCTGCTGCCCGCCGACGCGGGCACGCACGTCCCTTATTTCGCGCCCGACCTGCCAGGCCCGAGCCGGCGATAG
- the lipB gene encoding lipoyl(octanoyl) transferase LipB has product MADAPLSDALPDALRGIEWRVTPGQTPYDAALAAMEARAAAVAAGEARELIWLLEHPPLYTAGTSADPADLIDPRFPVHTTGRGGKYTYHGPGQRIGYLVLDLNRRGRDVRRFVHGVEGWVIAALAQLGVDAFRAEGRVGIWTRDGGPEAKIGAIGVRVKRWVTLHGFAVNVAPDLSHFGGIVPCGLSEFPVTSLAALSRPAPLETFDAALALSAPAFLDTLSCPTENEA; this is encoded by the coding sequence ATGGCCGACGCACCGCTTTCCGACGCTTTGCCCGATGCGCTCCGGGGGATCGAATGGCGCGTGACGCCCGGGCAGACGCCGTATGACGCGGCGCTGGCGGCGATGGAGGCGCGCGCCGCGGCGGTCGCCGCGGGCGAGGCGCGCGAGCTGATCTGGCTGCTCGAACACCCGCCGCTCTATACTGCCGGGACCAGCGCCGATCCGGCCGATCTGATCGACCCGCGCTTCCCCGTCCACACCACCGGGCGCGGCGGCAAATATACCTATCACGGCCCGGGGCAGCGGATCGGCTATCTCGTGCTCGACCTCAATCGTCGCGGCCGCGACGTGCGCCGTTTCGTCCATGGCGTCGAAGGCTGGGTGATCGCCGCGCTCGCGCAGCTGGGCGTCGATGCGTTCCGGGCGGAGGGGCGCGTCGGCATCTGGACGCGCGACGGCGGGCCGGAGGCGAAGATCGGCGCGATCGGCGTGCGCGTGAAGCGCTGGGTGACGCTGCACGGCTTTGCGGTGAACGTCGCGCCCGACCTGTCCCATTTCGGCGGGATCGTGCCGTGCGGCCTGTCCGAATTCCCCGTCACCAGCCTCGCGGCGCTCAGCCGGCCTGCGCCGCTGGAAACCTTTGACGCCGCCCTTGCGTTGAGCGCCCCGGCGTTCCTCGATACTCTTTCTTGTCCTACGGAAAACGAGGCTTGA
- the queE gene encoding 7-carboxy-7-deazaguanine synthase — MSYAVKEMFLTLQGEGANAGARAVFVRFAGCNLWSGREQDRSTAVCRFCDTDFVGTNGLGGGRFGDAAALVTAVQGFWGEGREHRFVVLTGGEPMLQVDDALVDALHAAGFRIAIETNGTLPVHPGIDWVCVSPKAGSLVVQRSGDELKLVWPQPGTDLDDVERWDFRHRLLQPLDDADAPAHVAAAIAVVMARPQWRLTLQTHKMLGLR, encoded by the coding sequence ATGAGCTACGCGGTCAAGGAGATGTTCCTCACGTTGCAGGGCGAGGGCGCCAACGCCGGCGCGCGCGCGGTGTTCGTGCGCTTTGCCGGATGCAACCTGTGGTCGGGGCGCGAACAGGACCGCAGCACTGCCGTCTGTCGCTTCTGCGACACCGATTTCGTCGGCACGAACGGCCTCGGCGGCGGCAGGTTCGGCGATGCCGCCGCGCTGGTCACGGCAGTCCAGGGCTTCTGGGGCGAGGGGCGCGAGCATCGCTTCGTCGTGCTCACCGGCGGCGAACCGATGCTGCAGGTCGACGACGCGCTGGTCGACGCGCTGCACGCCGCGGGGTTTCGCATCGCGATCGAGACGAACGGCACGCTGCCGGTCCACCCGGGCATCGACTGGGTGTGTGTCAGCCCCAAGGCGGGGAGCCTTGTGGTGCAGCGATCGGGCGACGAGTTGAAGCTCGTCTGGCCGCAGCCGGGCACCGACCTCGATGATGTCGAGCGCTGGGACTTTCGCCACCGCCTGCTCCAGCCGTTGGACGATGCCGATGCGCCGGCACATGTCGCGGCGGCGATCGCCGTCGTGATGGCACGCCCGCAATGGCGCCTGACGTTGCAGACGCACAAGATGCTCGGGCTGCGCTGA